A single genomic interval of Homo sapiens chromosome 7, GRCh38.p14 Primary Assembly harbors:
- the MYL10 gene encoding myosin regulatory light chain 10, producing MLLRLVSNSWPQVILPPRPPKVLGLQAPRRARKRAEGTASSNVFSMFDQSQIQEFKESLALSPRLERNGMISAHCNLCLTGSSNSPASASQAFTIMDQNRDGFIDKEDLRDTFAALGRINVKNEELEAMVKEAPGPINFTVFLTMFGEKLKGTDPEETILHAFKVFDTEGKGFVKADVIKEKLMTQADRFSEEEVKQMFAAFPPDVCGNLDYRNLCYVITHGEEKD from the exons atgttgcttaggctggtctcaaactcctggcctcaagtgatcctccctcctcggcctcccaaagtgctgggattacag GCACCGAGAAGAGCTCGGAAAAGAGCAGAAGGCACCGCCAGCTCCAACGTCTTCTCCATGTTTGATCAGTCCCAGATCCAGGAGTTTAAAGAG agtctggctctgtcgcccaggctggagcgcaatggcatgatctcggctcactgcaacctctgcctcacgggttcaagcaattctcctgcctcagcctcccaa gctttcaCCATCATGGACCAGAACCGTGATGGCTTCATCGACAAAGAGGACTTGAGGGACACCTTTGCCGCGCTGG GCCGCATCAATGTCAAGAACGAGGAACTGGAGGCCATGGTGAAGGAGGCCCCCGGACCCATCAACTTCACGGTGTTCCTGACCATGTTTGGGGAGAAGCTGAAGG GCACGGACCCAGAGGAGACCATTCTCCACGCCTTCAAAGTGTTCGACACTGAAGGGAAAGGTTTCGTCAAGGCCGATGT CATCAAAGAAAAACTTATGACCCAGGCAGACCGCTTCAGTGAGGAGGAG GTCAAGCAGATGTTTGCAGCATTTCCCCCAGATGTGTGCGGCAACCTGGACTACAGAAACCTGTGCTACGTCATCACTCACGGTGAAGAGAAGGATTAG
- the MYL10 gene encoding myosin regulatory light chain 10 isoform X1 has product MFDQSQIQEFKEAFTIMDQNRDGFIDKEDLRDTFAALGRINVKNEELEAMVKEAPGPINFTVFLTMFGEKLKGTDPEETILHAFKVFDTEGKGFVKADVIKEKLMTQADRFSEEEVKQMFAAFPPDVCGNLDYRNLCYVITHGEEKD; this is encoded by the exons ATGTTTGATCAGTCCCAGATCCAGGAGTTTAAAGAG gctttcaCCATCATGGACCAGAACCGTGATGGCTTCATCGACAAAGAGGACTTGAGGGACACCTTTGCCGCGCTGG GCCGCATCAATGTCAAGAACGAGGAACTGGAGGCCATGGTGAAGGAGGCCCCCGGACCCATCAACTTCACGGTGTTCCTGACCATGTTTGGGGAGAAGCTGAAGG GCACGGACCCAGAGGAGACCATTCTCCACGCCTTCAAAGTGTTCGACACTGAAGGGAAAGGTTTCGTCAAGGCCGATGT CATCAAAGAAAAACTTATGACCCAGGCAGACCGCTTCAGTGAGGAGGAG GTCAAGCAGATGTTTGCAGCATTTCCCCCAGATGTGTGCGGCAACCTGGACTACAGAAACCTGTGCTACGTCATCACTCACGGTGAAGAGAAGGATTAG